From Pseudoalteromonas sp. Scap06:
GGGATTTTCAATAAATCCCATGAAAAACGAGCGAAGTGTTGCACTAAATAAGTAGCGCCGAGCCCATTTAAACTGTTAATGTAGCAATAAACTCGCTGAGGTTATTAGCCAGCACATGATGCGGTTTTTTACCTACATATTCTAAGCACACTTCCCCTGTTTCCACTAATACCGTAACAAGTAAATCATCTTGATCAGTTAAACCAATAAAAACACTTGGCGCTTGCTTTAGCTTTCGCTTCATTAAAACATGACCCGTGATATTTTGTTGCAGTAAGTCAAAGTCATCCTCATTCCACGCTTGTAATAATTCTACTTGATGACCATCAACGCTGGCTAAAATACTGCCAGCAAACATATGGCCATAAAACTGGTTAAGTTCATCAGGAAATTCAAGCTCTAATGCGTTAGCGAGATCTGCCAAAGAACCTGCAGGCTCTCTCACTATCGCTTGCCATTGAATCATACCGTGCTCATCGGCTGTGCCTATTTCACAAGAGCTTGGCCATTGCTCATCGTGGGCGATGAGTGGCTGCTTTTGTGTATTTTTGATGGTTTTTTCACTAAAGCGTTGGTGAAGTTGGGCTAATTGCATTGCAACAGACATACTGTGAAACTCATTTAATTTAGATATAATGTCCCTATTGTAACTATTTAAGAGCAAACATGACAGATTACAGCAATTCTCCCGATCTTAAAGGCAGCGTACTTGGTCAATCTACTGAGTATGTAGATCAATACACGCCCAGCTTGCTTTTTCCTATTGCTCGCAAGCTTAATCGCGACGCGTTGAGTATTGATGAAGCCGCATTACCATTCAAAGGCCAAGATATTTGGACCGGTTACGAACTATCTTGGTTAAATACCAAAGGCAAACCACAAGTTGCGGTGGCGATATTTACTTTCGAATGTCAAAGTAGTCACATTATAGAGTCAAAGTCGTTTAAGCTTTATTTAAACAGTTTTAATCAAAGCCGCTTTGGTAGTGTTGAAATTGTTAAGCAACATTTAATTGACGACTTATCAAATGCGGTAAACAGCCCGGTAAAGGTGACCTTATACAGCGCTGATGATTATAATTGTATTCCTTGCACACCGCTTCCAGGTGAGTGTATTGATGAGTTAGATATTGAAATAGATAACTACCATATTGATGCACATTCTCTAAAATCACAAAGCGATAAAGTGGTTAGCGAAACCTTGCATAGTCACCTGCTTAAATCGAACTGTTTAATTACTTCACAGCCGGATTGGGCCAGCATTATTATTCGTTATACTGGTGAGCAAGTGTGTCGTGAGTCATTATTACGCTATTTAATTTCGTTCAGGACCCATAATGAGTTCCATGAGCAATGTGTGGAGCGTATTTATAGCGACTTAACCACTCAATTGAATATTAAAGAGCTTGAAGTGTATGCGCGCTATACGCGTCGTGGCGGCCTTGATATTAATCCATATCGCTCAACTCATCATAACGATACCCCTTTTGCGGTAAAAATAAACCGTCAATAAGCTAAGCAAAAAAGGAGCCCGAGGCTCCTTTTTTTAATCGTTAAGTTGCTTAGTTGGCACTGGCATTCCACACACATCAATGTAATTATGGCTATACGCAAACCATTCCTCGCTACGACTACCTCGTGCTGAGATTAACTGTTTAAATGCATCTGAGTCTGTTTTCATTACTTTAAATCGGCTGCTATCGCTGCTAACGTCGGCTAATACTTGTAAATCTGTAATGGGGTTAAACTCGCTACCACCTTCAGGTGTGCGCGCTAGCTGATGAAAATGTGCCATACCTGTAAGTACTCGCCCAAATACGGTGATATTTTTGTCTAAATAACGTGGACCTTGCCCTATGGTGACGAAAAACTCTGTGCTGGCACTATTAATATCGTTGCCGCGCGCCATTGCAAAGACACCATGGCAATGAATTTGCCATGTTTGATCACGCGTTTCATTTTGAGCTACCGCAAAACCATTTAAAAACCCGGTTATTGGTGCATAACCATCTCCACCCATTTCAGTGATCATAAGCGGCTCGTTGGTGGTTAAATAAAACTCGGCAGGTACTGTGCTATTTTTGGTTTTAGTTAACTTTTTACCCGTGCTATCACCACCTTGAGCAACAAACCCTTCCACAAAACGATAAATATGAGTGCCCTGATAAAAGCCCTGTCGTGCCAATTTTTTAATATTAGCACTGTGTTTTGGCGCAAGCGCTGGATTGAGCTCAATATACGCAGCACCGGTAGGTAGGGTTAGTTTTAAAATATTCTCAGGGTCTACCCATCGCCATTGCTCATCTGTTGTAGATGCAATAATCTCACTACTGGTTAGGCTTTTAACCGGCGTTGCTGGCAAAGTGCTTTGCTGGACACATCCGCCGAGCAAAGCCGACGCTATAATAGTGATTACAAATTTTTTCATACCTTTTCCTTTTTATTATTGGTATTGGTATTGGTAGATAAAGGTTAATCCCAATTGAATTTATACAGTATGTCGACATTTTGATACAGGCCACTGGTTATTTCTATATATAACTTCGACATTAGCTGATAACGCACTGCCACTTCACTGAGCGACTCAAATACCCCCACGCTATATTTAACCTGCAAACTCGGTGCTAAATAACCTGATATTTCTACCTTTGTTTGCTCGCCACTACCTTTAGAGCTTAAACTGACATCTGACAAGCCAAACGATTCACCGACTTTAGACACTAAGCTTTCGCTTCGGCTCACTCCTTGAGAAAGTAGTAATTGAGTTAACATTGCATCCGTTGAACTGTCGCCCTCCCCTAATGGTTGACCATTCAGCAAATACGCTAGGGCTTGTGCTTGGTCCATGCCCGGCTCTGAAAATACTTTTAAATTTGGCTGCTCAACACTGCCAGTTAAAGTAACACCTGCAATAACACCATCGGCGGTATTATTTGGGTTGCGAATAGCTTTAATATTTAAATGAGGCTTATCTATTGCGCCACTGAAACCAATTTGCCCGGTTCTAATTATTAAGTCTTGACCAAATGCCAAGTAAGTTCCTTCAATTAAATTAAGCTCACCAATGGCAATAATGGGTGAGTCTTGGCTCATTTTGATATCCATATCACCCACTACTTTAGACTCAAGTCCAAATGAGGCTACTCTGACATCATTTTTAACCGTTACTTTTAAATCAATATCATAGTTAAATGGGGCTTTTTTAGTATTTTGCGTAGTTTGATCCAAAATTATTTCATCATCACTAACCTGTACAGCCCCCTCTGGCAGCTCTTCAATTTCTATTCGACCATAAGGCACTACAACATCACCTGCCAGCTTAAGTGCATTGTCAGCTAAACTTATTTTTAACTCTGGTGATACTTTAAACACCACGCCTTGTTGCGCTCTTACAAAAAACTCACTGCCGACTACATTCATATTTACAGCTGGTTGTTCACCTTGCCAATCAACATTCCCCGTTAATTTTACCTGTCCGCCTTGAGGGTCATTTAAATCTCCTTCAATGGTGGCGGTAGACTTATTAAACGCCACATTTATATTGGAGTTTTTAAGAGCTACAGGCAGTTGCTCACCTTCTAGGTTGATATTCTCAATATTTAAATTTCCCTCTAACAAGGGATCTTTAAGTGTGCCTGCTAATGCAACTTGCCCACGAATGGCGCCATTAAGCTGCTCGAACGTATTTAAAAATGGCTGTATATCAGACAATAAAATTTTATCAATTTGAATATTACCGTTAAGCGTTTGCTTATTTTGAATATCATCAATATTAACTTTAGTCGTTACTTTACCCAAAACACTCGATTCTATATTAGCTTCTATTTGGCCAACCTTAGCATCAGAAAAAGCGCTTATGTTTAGCGTTTCTATAGGTAGCTTAAATCGATCTTCTTCGTTAATAAGTACCGCGTTAAGCCCTGATGAATTTAAATTAGCGCGTAGAGTTTTAAGTGTGCCTGCTTGCCAATTAGCAGCAAAGTCTCCCGCTATATCACCACGTGTTATTACATTCTCTGGTAACCAATGTTTTAGCTCTCGCAATGCAAGATTGGCCAGTTTTACGTTAAGCTGGCCTAATTCGCGGGTTTGATTCAATCTATCAATACATAACTTACTATTACTCGATTGCCAACAATGCGCACTCACATCAAAGTCGCCCGTTTTCGAATCTATAATTACGGCTATATCTTTAGCATTTTCAAAGCTAAGCGTTTTATCACTTACACTAATATTACTGAGTTCACCTTGCCAAATCGCGTTAGCAAGTTTGCCATTTAGTTCAAACGAGGCAGCCCCAGCATCAGCATCAATAGATGCACTCAATTGATGATCGGTTTTATCACCACTGCCGACTATTTCCACTTTATTAATTTGATGATTCATAACACGCGCTGAATCAAGACTAACGCTGATATCTGTTTGCCAATCGGTAGCGGTGTCTAACTGTGCTTTTAACGCCAACTTATTAATATTAATTTCGTCATAAATAAACTGCTCTAGCTTTAACGCTAAATCAACTGCAGGCGTCAACCGCTCGCCTCTTATACTTAAATCGGCTTTACCGTTAGCAATAAACGGAAGCTTTGCATCATCATTACTTTGCAGCGCAATAGCCCCATTAATCTGCCATTGCTGATCAACTTCGCCGGTTAAGGTTAACCTATTTGTGCCGCTGCTAAGGTTAAATTTATTTACAGTGGCTTTAAGTTCATCATTTAAGTTAAATTGAGCAGCAAAATTAAGTGGTACATCATTTAGTAATCCGCTTAATTGAGTGTCATCCATACTTAATTTCCAGCTATTTGAACTGGAAACAAATGCCCCTTTAAATTGACCTGAAATATCACTGGTAAGTGTGTCAGTGAGGTATTGCGCTTTTAAACTCGATAGCGCGCCGCTAAAGTTAGCACTAAACCCATTTTGCCAATCGATATTCGCTTGGATAGTAGCTTGGCTCTCATTCGCTTTAAGAGCTAAATTTTTTAAGTTTGCATCGCTCAGTGAGCCATTAATTTGACTGTTAAAATTCACAGTTGGATAAGCACCTAACTGACTATTACCAAATAACGATAATTGATAATCGTTAGCATTGCCTTGTGCGATTAATTTTACGTCGGTTATCTTTAACTCTTTACTTGCTGTTTCGATGATCCACTGCTCTAGACCGCCATTAACACTAAATGGATAATTTGGTTGTTTAAGATTAGCCGTAACAGCTAGTTCAAAAGGAAATGATTCACTGCTTTTTATATCTACATTGAGCTTTTCTAAGTCTCCGCCTATTTGCATATTGGCATCATAACCATGCCCTTTTAGACTGATATCACCATTAATTGGTAAGCGGCCTTTGAGCTTTGCGTTAACTGCAGTATTAAGCTGCCACTGCTGATAATTTGCAGACAATGAAGCAACGTTAATCTCAGAACCTATTAGCTTCATTTGTAGCGCAATATTATTTACCACATTTTGCTGTTCGCCCTGCTTTACCGTGAACTGCGCAATATTAAACTGTTCTAGGTAAATATTGAGTGGCGACATAAATGCGATATTAGGTAATGCTGGTAACTCAGTAATTGGGGTAGAACTGGCTGTATTTTCTCCAGGCTGCTCTTTTAACGCGATTAAAACACTCGGAATGTTCACTCTTTTAACTTTAATATCAGCACCTTGTGCCTTTGCAGCAATCTCCACATTATTAACAACTACGTTTGCACTTGTGTGATTTAACACAAACTCAGTGACCGATAAACGCTTAAGTGCAATATTAAATGGCAAACTGATTTGTTCCAGCGGTTCGCTAGATGTATCAGGAGAATTAGATGACGATGCTGGTAAATTTAGTTTTATAGACCGAGCACTTAAGTTATCAATACACATACCATCGCAGTGCCACCAAAATAAATCTAGTTTAAGCTGCTGAGCATCAAGTAATAAACCGTCACGCTCAAAGCGCAAATTAAACGCATCATTATATAAAAAACGCCCGTTTTTTATTTCAATTTTTAAGCCGTCAACTAACTTATTGGCGCTATAAGCAATTAGCTGGTTACCAGGAGCTGTAAAAACAACACAAAACAATGTCACTAATACAGCAACAACTAAGGTGCTAAGTGCTGCAGTGACTTTTTTAAATACAGACATTAAATTTCCGGCCCTATGGTAATACTTAAACGAGTGCTTTTGCTTTCTTTAGTGAGCCCCCACGCATGATCTATTCTTATTGGCCCTATAGGCGTTAAATAACGAAAACCAAAACCTGCACCAACTTCAAATTGCTCAGAAAAATCATTGGTTGCCGTCCCCCCATCAACAAACAAGGCTGCTCGCCAGTTTTTGGCAAATTGATAATTATATTCAGCTGTCGTCGCGATCAAATATTTACCACCGATGCGATCGCCATTATCATTTTCTGGTGAGATTGATTGATAAGCAAAGCCACGCACACTTTGATCGCCACCAGCATAAAATCTTAATGAATATGGAACATTATTAATGTCGTCAACTAACATGGCTCCTACGTTTGCTTTTAAAAACACAAGGTGTTTATTAAGGTAAGTTCGCAGCCATGCATGCTGTAATTGCACCCTAACAATATTGGTACTAGAGAGCACACTATCGAGGCCAAACTCTGCCGAAATAGACCATTGCTCTCCCGAATAAGGGGTGGTGCCCCCTTTCGATTGCTTTCGGGCGTAACTGACACCTGGTAATAACATTTCTGTAGTGCGCTCTACCCCGTCGCCAAACCGATAGGTTTCTTGCTCGCGTCTGATAAATGCAGTTCTAATCCATTTTTGTTCGGTAAGCCATTGCCTTTGTAGTTGTGCGGTTAAAATTTCACTGTAAATATCGTCGGCTAATTCATCCTCAAGTTTATAACCTGCTGATAAACGCCATAAATCATCATTAGGATTATTAACAGGGATAGTATAAGCCATAGAAATATCTTGTTGTTTTTTTGCAATATTTAGATTGCTTTCTAGGTAGTGTCCCTGCTCCGTGATCCACGGTTTACTCCATTTAAACCGTACCTTTGGGCCCAGCTCGGTATTGAACCCGCCTCCAATTTCGTAGCTATTCGCGGGCTTATGTAATACGTCGACTTTTATAGGTACTTGGCTATTTTTTCTAGCTGAAATATCAGCGTAAACACGCACGCTAGTAAAATAAGGAGTACTCGATAAATCTAGGTTATAGTCAGCAATCTTAGATGCTTTATAGTGCTCACTTCTTTTAAACGGGGCTAAAGAGAGAATGTATTTTTCTGCGGGGCTTTGATTGGTAATTAACACATCGCCAAAACGATAACGTATACCACTTTCAATGGTGAAGGTAATAATAGCGCTGTGTTTTTTTAGTGACACTTCAAATTTTCGGGCAGGCCATTTGGCGTCAAAGTAACCATGTTCTAACAAAACGGATTCGATTTTTTTATAGGCTGCGCTATACATTCCATGATTTAAAATGTCGCCTTGCTTTAACTTTAAACTTTCAATAACTTGCTGAATTAATGGGTCATGTTTAGCTTCCCCGTTAACGCTAATATTAAGCGTCTCTATACGGGTTGCAGAGCCGCGCTCAATAGTCGCAACGAGTTCGCGCTCATCTTTATTAAATTCAATAGTCACATTTGGACTGTAATACCCTAATGCCTTTAAGCTATCCTTAACTTGCGTTTTAGCGTATCGACGCAGTGAGCGTGTTGATTTTTCACCCACTAAGGGTTTTAAATAAAGAGCAACGTTGTTTTCTAACTCTCCACTAATTCCTTTTATTTCATAATCTTCAATTGTATTGTCAGCTGCAATAGTGAAAAAGCTCACAAATAAGCAAAAACAAATAACGGATTTTAAAAACTGATTGAACAAGTAATCATCCTTACTATGTACCCATAAAAAACAACAAACTAACGACAGAATAATAGCATAGCGATAATGAGCCTAACATTAACTTAATCATTATCAGTGCCTAAAATATTAACTGGCTCTATACGAACCTTTTAAATCGCTTTGAGGTTAACTAAAAATTCTTGCGCTTTAATGATTTATTTTGGTTACA
This genomic window contains:
- the syd gene encoding SecY-interacting protein, giving the protein MSVAMQLAQLHQRFSEKTIKNTQKQPLIAHDEQWPSSCEIGTADEHGMIQWQAIVREPAGSLADLANALELEFPDELNQFYGHMFAGSILASVDGHQVELLQAWNEDDFDLLQQNITGHVLMKRKLKQAPSVFIGLTDQDDLLVTVLVETGEVCLEYVGKKPHHVLANNLSEFIATLTV
- the queF gene encoding NADPH-dependent 7-cyano-7-deazaguanine reductase QueF (Catalyzes the NADPH-dependent reduction of 7-cyano-7-deazaguanine (preQ0) to 7-aminomethyl-7-deazaguanine (preQ1) in queuosine biosynthesis), translating into MTDYSNSPDLKGSVLGQSTEYVDQYTPSLLFPIARKLNRDALSIDEAALPFKGQDIWTGYELSWLNTKGKPQVAVAIFTFECQSSHIIESKSFKLYLNSFNQSRFGSVEIVKQHLIDDLSNAVNSPVKVTLYSADDYNCIPCTPLPGECIDELDIEIDNYHIDAHSLKSQSDKVVSETLHSHLLKSNCLITSQPDWASIIIRYTGEQVCRESLLRYLISFRTHNEFHEQCVERIYSDLTTQLNIKELEVYARYTRRGGLDINPYRSTHHNDTPFAVKINRQ
- a CDS encoding peptidylprolyl isomerase, giving the protein MKKFVITIIASALLGGCVQQSTLPATPVKSLTSSEIIASTTDEQWRWVDPENILKLTLPTGAAYIELNPALAPKHSANIKKLARQGFYQGTHIYRFVEGFVAQGGDSTGKKLTKTKNSTVPAEFYLTTNEPLMITEMGGDGYAPITGFLNGFAVAQNETRDQTWQIHCHGVFAMARGNDINSASTEFFVTIGQGPRYLDKNITVFGRVLTGMAHFHQLARTPEGGSEFNPITDLQVLADVSSDSSRFKVMKTDSDAFKQLISARGSRSEEWFAYSHNYIDVCGMPVPTKQLND
- a CDS encoding translocation/assembly module TamB domain-containing protein is translated as MSVFKKVTAALSTLVVAVLVTLFCVVFTAPGNQLIAYSANKLVDGLKIEIKNGRFLYNDAFNLRFERDGLLLDAQQLKLDLFWWHCDGMCIDNLSARSIKLNLPASSSNSPDTSSEPLEQISLPFNIALKRLSVTEFVLNHTSANVVVNNVEIAAKAQGADIKVKRVNIPSVLIALKEQPGENTASSTPITELPALPNIAFMSPLNIYLEQFNIAQFTVKQGEQQNVVNNIALQMKLIGSEINVASLSANYQQWQLNTAVNAKLKGRLPINGDISLKGHGYDANMQIGGDLEKLNVDIKSSESFPFELAVTANLKQPNYPFSVNGGLEQWIIETASKELKITDVKLIAQGNANDYQLSLFGNSQLGAYPTVNFNSQINGSLSDANLKNLALKANESQATIQANIDWQNGFSANFSGALSSLKAQYLTDTLTSDISGQFKGAFVSSSNSWKLSMDDTQLSGLLNDVPLNFAAQFNLNDELKATVNKFNLSSGTNRLTLTGEVDQQWQINGAIALQSNDDAKLPFIANGKADLSIRGERLTPAVDLALKLEQFIYDEININKLALKAQLDTATDWQTDISVSLDSARVMNHQINKVEIVGSGDKTDHQLSASIDADAGAASFELNGKLANAIWQGELSNISVSDKTLSFENAKDIAVIIDSKTGDFDVSAHCWQSSNSKLCIDRLNQTRELGQLNVKLANLALRELKHWLPENVITRGDIAGDFAANWQAGTLKTLRANLNSSGLNAVLINEEDRFKLPIETLNISAFSDAKVGQIEANIESSVLGKVTTKVNIDDIQNKQTLNGNIQIDKILLSDIQPFLNTFEQLNGAIRGQVALAGTLKDPLLEGNLNIENINLEGEQLPVALKNSNINVAFNKSTATIEGDLNDPQGGQVKLTGNVDWQGEQPAVNMNVVGSEFFVRAQQGVVFKVSPELKISLADNALKLAGDVVVPYGRIEIEELPEGAVQVSDDEIILDQTTQNTKKAPFNYDIDLKVTVKNDVRVASFGLESKVVGDMDIKMSQDSPIIAIGELNLIEGTYLAFGQDLIIRTGQIGFSGAIDKPHLNIKAIRNPNNTADGVIAGVTLTGSVEQPNLKVFSEPGMDQAQALAYLLNGQPLGEGDSSTDAMLTQLLLSQGVSRSESLVSKVGESFGLSDVSLSSKGSGEQTKVEISGYLAPSLQVKYSVGVFESLSEVAVRYQLMSKLYIEITSGLYQNVDILYKFNWD
- a CDS encoding autotransporter assembly complex family protein, which codes for MFNQFLKSVICFCLFVSFFTIAADNTIEDYEIKGISGELENNVALYLKPLVGEKSTRSLRRYAKTQVKDSLKALGYYSPNVTIEFNKDERELVATIERGSATRIETLNISVNGEAKHDPLIQQVIESLKLKQGDILNHGMYSAAYKKIESVLLEHGYFDAKWPARKFEVSLKKHSAIITFTIESGIRYRFGDVLITNQSPAEKYILSLAPFKRSEHYKASKIADYNLDLSSTPYFTSVRVYADISARKNSQVPIKVDVLHKPANSYEIGGGFNTELGPKVRFKWSKPWITEQGHYLESNLNIAKKQQDISMAYTIPVNNPNDDLWRLSAGYKLEDELADDIYSEILTAQLQRQWLTEQKWIRTAFIRREQETYRFGDGVERTTEMLLPGVSYARKQSKGGTTPYSGEQWSISAEFGLDSVLSSTNIVRVQLQHAWLRTYLNKHLVFLKANVGAMLVDDINNVPYSLRFYAGGDQSVRGFAYQSISPENDNGDRIGGKYLIATTAEYNYQFAKNWRAALFVDGGTATNDFSEQFEVGAGFGFRYLTPIGPIRIDHAWGLTKESKSTRLSITIGPEI